The proteins below are encoded in one region of Phytoactinopolyspora mesophila:
- a CDS encoding SDR family NAD(P)-dependent oxidoreductase: MKYRDKIVLVTGGGSGVGRATALAFARAGAEVVVSGRNPETLGHTVKQVETHGGRAVAITADVTRSTDVGQLVDDVIQRFGQLDIAVNNAGVLAVGTVTELPEQEWHRVLDVNTTGVFLAMKHQIPVMRAAGGGVIVNIGSNIGAHMRLPGFGAYAASKAAVGVLSRTAALEYIRDGVRINVVSPGPVEAPMSLLPGETDADRAARFQDQQPIGRIATVDEVTSAVLWVASDEASYVVGHDLVIDGAATA, from the coding sequence ATGAAGTATCGGGACAAGATCGTGCTCGTGACCGGTGGCGGATCCGGCGTCGGCCGGGCCACAGCCTTGGCGTTCGCCCGCGCCGGCGCCGAGGTGGTGGTCTCCGGCCGAAACCCGGAGACGCTCGGGCACACGGTCAAACAGGTGGAGACTCACGGTGGCCGAGCGGTGGCCATCACCGCGGATGTCACCCGGTCCACGGACGTCGGCCAGCTCGTCGACGATGTCATTCAGCGGTTCGGCCAGTTGGACATCGCGGTCAACAACGCCGGCGTCCTGGCGGTCGGAACGGTGACAGAGCTGCCCGAGCAGGAATGGCACCGGGTGCTCGACGTGAACACCACCGGCGTCTTTCTCGCCATGAAGCATCAGATCCCGGTGATGCGCGCTGCCGGAGGCGGCGTCATCGTCAACATCGGCTCCAACATCGGCGCGCACATGCGGCTACCCGGATTTGGCGCGTACGCCGCGTCCAAAGCGGCTGTGGGCGTGTTGAGCCGGACCGCGGCTCTCGAGTACATCCGCGACGGCGTGCGCATCAACGTCGTCAGCCCTGGGCCGGTGGAAGCCCCCATGTCCCTGTTGCCCGGCGAGACCGATGCCGATCGTGCGGCGCGGTTCCAGGACCAACAGCCGATAGGCCGGATCGCCACCGTGGACGAGGTCACCTCCGCTGTCCTGTGGGTGGCCTCCGACGAGGCGTCCTACGTCGTGGGGCATGACCTCGTCATCGACGGCGCGGCAACGGCCTGA
- a CDS encoding septum formation initiator family protein yields MPGSRRSPGARPAGSAGTKRRPATRTTRGGPRPGRETVRRRAGVESSGDENRIGPPPPPPPRPRAPGGKPSITGRAAVLTLVLAVLLVSYAYPLRTWYEQHNERSALEQEAVELREQVEQLEVELELWDDPAYVAIQARERLGFVMPGEQGYVVVHPGDDEEDDPGPEGLPPAGDGAWHERLWSSLQAADDIPDEDLP; encoded by the coding sequence GTGCCTGGTTCTCGTCGTTCTCCCGGCGCTCGCCCCGCGGGCAGCGCCGGGACGAAGCGGCGCCCGGCCACCCGGACCACCCGTGGCGGGCCGCGGCCGGGCCGGGAAACGGTGCGGCGGCGAGCAGGTGTCGAGAGTTCCGGCGACGAGAACCGCATCGGCCCACCGCCGCCACCGCCGCCCCGGCCGCGAGCACCCGGTGGCAAACCGTCGATCACGGGACGGGCGGCGGTCCTGACCCTGGTGCTAGCTGTCCTTCTCGTGTCGTATGCCTATCCGTTACGGACGTGGTATGAGCAACACAACGAGCGCAGCGCGTTGGAGCAGGAAGCGGTCGAGCTGCGAGAACAGGTCGAGCAGTTGGAGGTCGAGCTCGAACTCTGGGACGACCCCGCCTATGTGGCCATCCAGGCCCGTGAGCGCCTTGGTTTCGTGATGCCGGGGGAACAGGGCTACGTGGTGGTTCACCCCGGCGACGACGAAGAGGACGATCCAGGACCCGAAGGGCTTCCCCCGGCCGGGGACGGCGCATGGCATGAGCGGCTGTGGAGCTCCCTGCAGGCGGCCGACGACATTCCCGACGAGGACCTACCGTGA
- a CDS encoding N-acetylmuramoyl-L-alanine amidase — translation MRPPSISRRRTRIGAGAVGIAMLVPLAVSPIGAASSDDAPSPTETRQQQFAAAAGEFGVPEAVLLGVSYLQSRWNSNAGSPSTSSGYGPMHLTDAEYVASLPHGDHHHGDGKDPRGDDSRDTLSIAHPDVPPPDDDALRTLGTAATLTGEAEAALRADPMANIRGGAALLAYYQEELGGSTGTSADPADWYGAVARYSGAETVDAASFFADEVYATIREGAQRITDDGELVTLAANLELTPDRSTLAELGLRNVDRPDEIECPPDISCEWLPAPYELRGDGTNINSYGNHDLGDRPEQQKIEYIVIHDAEGYFDSTVRLAQDKNWVSWHYTLRSSDGHIAQHLESTNVGWHAGNWFVNAKSIGLEHEGFAAQGTWYTEAMYRTSAKLVRYLAKKFDIPLDRHHIIGHDNIPGITPDFVRGMHWDPGPYWDWSHYFDLMGAPFRSTGTPRTGLVTIDPDFATNQPAFTGCEEAGVPCPARGSSAVILHTEPSHDAPLVNDIALRPDGTPATMHISDHGARASGGQTFAIADHEGDWTAIWYLSQKAWFYNPPENRAAVWSKGFVATPKAGLDEIPVYGRAYPEPDAYPDGVPVQPIVPLQYTISAGERYATGPALQGEYYRATTYDGSSPGDWTLISGDMEYVQIQLGHRMMFVDRADIDLIPAVRGAPR, via the coding sequence ATGCGTCCCCCGTCTATCTCTCGCCGACGTACCCGGATCGGTGCCGGCGCCGTCGGCATCGCCATGTTGGTTCCCCTTGCCGTCTCTCCGATCGGGGCGGCAAGTTCGGACGATGCTCCATCGCCTACCGAAACCCGCCAACAGCAGTTCGCCGCGGCTGCGGGCGAGTTCGGCGTTCCCGAGGCTGTGCTGCTGGGGGTTTCCTATCTGCAGTCCCGCTGGAACAGCAATGCCGGCTCGCCTAGCACGAGCAGCGGGTACGGCCCGATGCACCTGACCGACGCCGAGTACGTGGCCAGCCTGCCCCACGGCGATCACCACCACGGCGACGGCAAGGATCCACGCGGCGACGACTCTCGTGACACGCTGAGCATCGCCCATCCCGACGTTCCTCCACCGGACGACGACGCGCTGCGGACCCTCGGCACCGCGGCCACACTCACCGGCGAGGCCGAAGCCGCTCTACGGGCCGACCCGATGGCAAACATCCGAGGCGGCGCGGCGCTGCTCGCGTACTACCAGGAGGAGCTCGGCGGATCGACCGGAACGTCGGCTGATCCGGCCGATTGGTACGGCGCCGTCGCGCGGTACAGCGGAGCGGAAACCGTCGACGCCGCTAGTTTCTTCGCCGACGAGGTCTACGCGACGATTCGCGAAGGCGCCCAGCGCATCACCGACGACGGCGAACTCGTCACCCTCGCCGCGAACCTTGAACTCACCCCGGACCGATCTACCCTGGCTGAGCTGGGCTTGCGCAACGTCGACCGCCCGGACGAGATCGAATGCCCGCCTGATATCTCCTGTGAATGGCTGCCCGCGCCGTACGAGCTACGCGGGGACGGTACCAACATCAACAGCTATGGCAACCATGACCTCGGCGATCGTCCCGAGCAGCAGAAGATCGAGTACATCGTCATCCATGACGCCGAGGGCTACTTCGACTCGACAGTCCGCCTCGCCCAGGACAAGAACTGGGTTAGCTGGCACTACACACTGCGCTCGTCGGATGGGCATATCGCCCAGCATCTCGAATCGACGAACGTGGGCTGGCATGCCGGCAACTGGTTCGTCAACGCTAAATCGATCGGCCTCGAGCACGAAGGCTTCGCCGCGCAAGGCACCTGGTACACCGAAGCCATGTACCGGACGTCGGCCAAGCTGGTCCGCTACCTCGCCAAGAAGTTCGACATCCCGCTGGACCGGCACCACATCATCGGTCACGACAACATCCCGGGAATCACGCCCGACTTCGTCCGCGGGATGCACTGGGACCCGGGGCCGTACTGGGACTGGTCGCACTACTTCGACCTGATGGGCGCGCCATTCCGGTCGACCGGAACGCCTCGCACGGGCCTGGTCACGATCGACCCCGACTTCGCCACCAACCAACCAGCGTTCACCGGCTGCGAGGAAGCCGGGGTGCCGTGCCCGGCGCGTGGCTCGTCAGCGGTGATTCTGCACACCGAGCCGAGTCACGACGCTCCGCTGGTCAACGACATCGCGCTGCGCCCGGACGGCACTCCGGCCACGATGCACATCTCCGATCACGGAGCGCGAGCCTCAGGCGGACAAACCTTCGCCATCGCAGACCACGAGGGCGACTGGACCGCGATCTGGTACCTCAGCCAGAAGGCGTGGTTCTACAACCCGCCGGAGAACCGGGCCGCTGTGTGGTCCAAGGGCTTCGTCGCCACCCCGAAAGCGGGCCTCGACGAGATTCCGGTCTACGGGCGTGCCTATCCCGAGCCGGATGCCTATCCGGACGGCGTACCGGTCCAGCCCATCGTGCCGCTGCAGTACACGATCTCCGCGGGTGAGCGCTATGCCACGGGTCCGGCGTTGCAGGGCGAGTATTACCGTGCGACGACGTACGACGGTTCCTCACCCGGCGACTGGACGCTGATCAGCGGCGACATGGAGTACGTGCAGATCCAGCTGGGCCATCGGATGATGTTCGTCGATCGGGCCGACATCGACCTGATTCCGGCGGTACGCGGCGCACCCCGGTAG
- a CDS encoding biotin--[acetyl-CoA-carboxylase] ligase produces MWQVRRVEETGSTNVDVAELARSGAAEGTAVVAGYQRTGRGRLDRTWEAPPGSSLAVSFLLRPRDVPVERWPWLPLLVGVAAVDAVVGLTGVGAKLKWPNDVLVDERKLAGILVERVDTPQGAAAVAGIGLNVTQRRDQLPPTATSLFLEGAAGIQPAEMLEALGDRLAERYAEWHDHRGDPAAGIAPAYRQRCATLGRQVRVEFPGSDAAEGVAADIDDTGRLVLQTGTERRVIGAGDIVHLRPV; encoded by the coding sequence ATGTGGCAGGTGCGGCGGGTCGAGGAGACGGGCTCCACCAATGTCGACGTCGCGGAACTCGCGCGTTCCGGCGCCGCCGAAGGCACCGCCGTCGTCGCCGGATACCAGCGCACCGGCCGGGGACGGCTGGACCGTACCTGGGAGGCCCCGCCCGGATCCAGCCTCGCGGTGTCCTTCCTGCTCCGTCCTCGCGACGTGCCAGTCGAGCGGTGGCCGTGGCTGCCGCTGCTGGTCGGGGTCGCCGCGGTTGACGCGGTGGTCGGGCTCACCGGCGTGGGGGCGAAGCTCAAATGGCCCAACGACGTCCTGGTCGACGAGCGCAAACTGGCCGGCATCCTGGTCGAACGGGTCGACACGCCGCAGGGTGCTGCCGCTGTTGCCGGGATCGGCCTGAATGTCACGCAGCGGCGTGACCAGCTGCCGCCGACCGCGACATCACTGTTTCTCGAGGGCGCGGCCGGCATTCAACCGGCGGAGATGCTGGAAGCGCTCGGCGATCGGCTCGCCGAACGTTATGCCGAGTGGCACGATCACCGTGGCGATCCCGCTGCCGGGATCGCCCCGGCATATCGGCAGCGTTGCGCCACCCTCGGTCGTCAGGTGCGCGTAGAGTTTCCTGGTTCCGACGCCGCCGAGGGCGTCGCGGCAGACATCGACGACACCGGGCGTCTGGTCTTGCAGACGGGCACCGAGCGGCGGGTGATAGGCGCCGGCGACATTGTGCACCTGCGCCCCGTGTAA
- a CDS encoding uracil-DNA glycosylase family protein — translation MELPHPVTGTAFASPVPPGQGWPDDLAAGDTPVACSASDVAALAADASLDQVTACSSVCRACARLVQWREDVASTKRHSFAGEPYWGRPTPGWGDPEAGVLIVGLAPAANGGNRTGRIFTGDRSGDWLFAALHRTGFANQPTSEHAGDGLRLAGVRVVATVRCAPPDNKPTPAERDACSAWLDREVGLLLPSVRAVVALGSYAWTAALTTLGRLGVSIPRPRPKFGHGAEVVLPRVVGAVTLIGSYHPSQQNTFTGKLTEQMLDDVFTRAAAVAGE, via the coding sequence GTGGAACTACCCCATCCCGTGACGGGCACAGCTTTTGCCAGCCCGGTGCCGCCAGGTCAGGGCTGGCCGGACGACCTGGCCGCTGGTGACACGCCGGTGGCCTGCTCCGCCTCCGACGTCGCGGCACTAGCGGCTGACGCGTCGTTGGACCAGGTGACTGCCTGCTCTTCGGTCTGCCGCGCCTGCGCGCGGCTCGTGCAATGGCGTGAAGATGTCGCCTCCACCAAGCGGCACTCGTTCGCCGGGGAGCCGTACTGGGGCCGGCCGACGCCGGGCTGGGGCGACCCGGAAGCCGGCGTCCTGATCGTGGGCCTGGCGCCGGCGGCGAACGGAGGCAATCGCACCGGCCGGATCTTCACCGGCGACCGTAGCGGCGATTGGCTCTTCGCCGCATTGCACCGGACCGGCTTCGCCAACCAGCCGACGTCGGAGCATGCGGGTGATGGACTGCGGCTGGCCGGCGTCCGTGTGGTCGCCACGGTCCGGTGCGCGCCGCCGGACAACAAGCCGACCCCGGCTGAGCGGGACGCGTGCTCTGCATGGCTCGACCGGGAAGTGGGCTTGCTGCTGCCTTCCGTGCGGGCCGTCGTGGCGCTGGGGTCCTACGCCTGGACGGCTGCGCTGACGACGCTCGGACGCCTCGGCGTGAGCATCCCACGTCCCCGGCCGAAATTCGGTCACGGCGCTGAGGTCGTGTTGCCGCGAGTGGTGGGCGCGGTGACGCTGATCGGGTCGTACCACCCCAGCCAGCAGAACACATTCACCGGCAAGCTCACCGAGCAGATGCTCGACGACGTATTCACTCGCGCGGCCGCGGTGGCGGGCGAGTGA
- the eno gene encoding phosphopyruvate hydratase, translating to MATIEAIGAREILDSRGNPTIEVEVALDDGTLSRAAVPSGASTGQFEAVELRDGDKQRYLGKGVEKAVVAVMDDLAPQLLGFDASDQRLVDQEMNDLDGTPNKAKYGANAILGVSLAIAKAAAKSADLPLFRYLGGPNAHLLPVPMMNILNGGAHADSNVDIQEFMIAPIGAETFRDALQWGAEVYHALKKVLKEKGLATGLGDEGGFAPDLPSNRAALDLILQAIEQAGFTAGSQVALALDVAATEFFSESGYTFEGESKSAEQMSEYYGQLVADYPLVSIEDPLAEDDWSGWVTLNEALGGRVQIVGDDLFVTNPERLSRGISDGAANALLVKVNQIGTLTETLDAVAMATRAGYASMISHRSGETEDTTIADIAVATNAGQIKTGAPARSERVAKYNQLLRIEEELDDAARYAGSAAFPRFNK from the coding sequence GTGGCCACGATTGAAGCGATCGGAGCCCGCGAGATTCTCGACTCGCGCGGCAACCCCACTATCGAGGTCGAGGTCGCACTCGACGATGGCACGCTCTCGCGAGCCGCTGTCCCGTCCGGTGCCTCCACTGGCCAGTTCGAGGCGGTCGAGCTGCGCGACGGCGACAAACAGCGCTATCTCGGCAAGGGGGTCGAGAAGGCGGTTGTGGCCGTCATGGACGATCTGGCTCCGCAGCTTCTCGGATTCGACGCCAGCGACCAGCGGCTCGTCGACCAGGAGATGAACGATCTCGACGGCACCCCGAACAAGGCCAAGTACGGGGCCAATGCGATCTTGGGCGTGTCTCTTGCCATCGCCAAGGCCGCCGCCAAGTCTGCCGATCTGCCGCTCTTCAGGTACCTGGGCGGCCCCAACGCGCATCTGTTGCCGGTGCCGATGATGAACATCCTCAACGGTGGTGCGCACGCGGACAGCAACGTTGACATCCAAGAGTTCATGATCGCGCCTATCGGTGCCGAGACATTCCGGGACGCACTGCAGTGGGGTGCCGAGGTCTACCACGCGCTGAAGAAGGTGCTGAAGGAGAAGGGCCTGGCGACCGGCCTCGGCGACGAAGGCGGTTTCGCGCCCGACCTGCCAAGCAACCGCGCTGCGCTCGATCTGATCCTGCAAGCCATCGAACAGGCCGGATTCACCGCCGGTTCGCAGGTGGCGCTCGCTCTCGACGTCGCCGCCACGGAGTTCTTCAGCGAGAGCGGCTACACCTTCGAGGGCGAGTCGAAGTCCGCCGAGCAGATGAGCGAGTACTACGGCCAGCTTGTCGCTGACTACCCGCTCGTCTCCATCGAGGACCCGCTGGCAGAAGACGACTGGAGCGGTTGGGTGACCTTGAACGAGGCGCTCGGCGGCCGGGTGCAGATCGTTGGTGACGACCTGTTCGTCACCAACCCGGAGCGGTTGAGCCGGGGCATCAGCGACGGAGCCGCCAATGCCCTGCTGGTCAAGGTCAACCAGATCGGCACGCTGACAGAGACGCTTGATGCGGTCGCCATGGCTACCCGGGCCGGCTACGCGAGCATGATCAGCCACCGTTCCGGTGAGACCGAGGACACCACCATCGCCGACATCGCGGTGGCCACCAATGCGGGGCAGATCAAGACCGGGGCGCCGGCTCGCTCCGAGCGGGTCGCCAAGTACAACCAGTTGCTGCGGATCGAAGAAGAGCTCGACGACGCCGCGCGTTACGCCGGTTCTGCGGCTTTCCCGCGGTTTAATAAGTAG
- a CDS encoding PH domain-containing protein, with translation MAFPQKHLSEGEIVEHHLRTHVKALLVPVAVLLVTGAAVGFGLGILPDDDTTGPTVGRWALVIVGVFVILYWSLRPFLTWLTTTFTVTNFRLITRAGIIRRTGRNIPLRRINDAAFEQGLLDRILRCGTLIVSAASEEGQIKLHDVPRVHSVQLRLSELVSEAHDASWSRDEAEPGGETDHP, from the coding sequence ATGGCCTTTCCGCAGAAGCACCTCAGCGAAGGTGAGATCGTCGAGCACCACCTGCGTACACACGTCAAGGCACTATTAGTCCCGGTCGCGGTGCTGCTCGTGACCGGCGCGGCCGTGGGGTTCGGCCTCGGCATCCTGCCCGACGACGACACCACGGGCCCCACCGTCGGGCGGTGGGCATTGGTCATCGTCGGTGTGTTCGTCATTCTCTACTGGTCGCTGCGGCCGTTCCTTACGTGGCTGACCACGACGTTCACCGTCACCAACTTCCGGCTCATCACCCGTGCCGGCATTATCCGGCGCACCGGCCGGAACATCCCGCTGCGCCGGATCAACGACGCGGCATTCGAGCAGGGGCTGCTCGACCGGATCTTGCGGTGCGGCACGCTCATTGTGTCGGCCGCGAGTGAGGAAGGCCAGATCAAGTTGCACGACGTCCCACGTGTTCACAGTGTGCAGCTGCGGTTGAGCGAGCTGGTGTCCGAAGCGCATGACGCCAGCTGGTCCCGGGACGAGGCGGAGCCAGGCGGGGAGACCGATCATCCGTGA
- a CDS encoding adenylate/guanylate cyclase domain-containing protein, giving the protein MTRDRLTPDDMERLLLGASRRYTREQVAEAVGLTVAEVDKYWRALGFPDVGGEAAFTVWDLEALRAVVDLVESKVVNDATAVQMVRALGRMTGRLAEWHVETLAEIIEESVANGESRHSRLGSAYRMAQQLLPEFERLLIYAWRRKLASSVNRLMAIAEMGEAPLLAAPASVGFADLVSFTRLSRGLSVEALGKLVEEFEATTNDVIFGQGGRVVKTLGDEVVFVADDARIAANIGCQLVEQIGLNPALPDIRVGIATGPVVARLGDVFGTPTNLAARLTTVAERNSVLVDMATAMALENEPSVALRALPPTMVRGLGAVEVYSVSPRP; this is encoded by the coding sequence GTGACCCGAGATCGGCTCACCCCGGACGACATGGAACGGCTGCTTCTGGGCGCGTCGCGCAGGTACACGCGTGAACAGGTAGCTGAGGCTGTCGGGCTGACCGTGGCCGAGGTCGACAAGTACTGGCGGGCGCTGGGCTTTCCCGACGTCGGCGGCGAGGCCGCTTTCACCGTGTGGGATCTGGAAGCGCTGCGTGCCGTCGTCGATCTGGTGGAGTCCAAGGTGGTGAACGACGCCACCGCGGTGCAGATGGTCCGCGCGCTGGGCCGGATGACCGGACGGCTGGCCGAGTGGCACGTAGAGACGCTCGCCGAGATCATCGAGGAGTCGGTGGCCAACGGTGAGAGCCGGCACAGCAGGCTCGGCTCGGCGTACCGGATGGCTCAGCAATTGCTACCGGAGTTCGAACGGCTGCTGATCTATGCCTGGCGACGCAAGCTCGCGTCGTCGGTGAACCGGCTGATGGCCATCGCTGAGATGGGCGAGGCTCCGCTGCTGGCCGCCCCCGCCTCGGTCGGCTTTGCCGACCTGGTGTCTTTCACCCGGTTGTCGCGCGGACTGAGCGTCGAGGCGCTCGGCAAGCTCGTCGAAGAGTTCGAGGCGACCACGAACGACGTCATCTTCGGTCAAGGCGGCCGGGTGGTCAAAACGCTTGGCGATGAAGTCGTCTTCGTTGCGGACGACGCGCGCATAGCGGCGAACATCGGCTGCCAGCTGGTGGAACAGATCGGCCTCAACCCCGCGTTGCCGGATATCCGCGTCGGCATCGCCACCGGACCGGTGGTGGCCCGGCTGGGCGACGTGTTCGGCACTCCGACCAACCTCGCGGCTCGCTTGACCACGGTGGCCGAACGGAACTCCGTCCTCGTCGACATGGCCACCGCGATGGCATTGGAGAACGAGCCCAGCGTTGCGCTGCGCGCCCTGCCGCCGACGATGGTGCGCGGCCTCGGCGCCGTAGAGGTCTACAGCGTCAGCCCTCGTCCCTGA
- a CDS encoding Ppx/GppA phosphatase family protein, translated as MRRVAALDCGTNSIRLLVTELDPGDGGQHDLDRQMRIVRLGQDVDRTGRLGEQALERTIVALREYVQVIDDWGVEKVRMVATSATRDAANADVFVEGVRSVLGVDPEVVSGDEEAWLSFTGATRDLGSEVPGPYLVVDIGGGSTEFVHGTEEPEAARSVDIGSVRLTERCFADDPPTSEQVARARADIDAALDDVAETVPLRGASSLIGLAGSVTTVGAIHLGLSAYDRDAIHHARVPVRGVAEISDRLLAASHDERAAIPVIHPGRVDVIAAGALILRCVAERAGVEEVVLSEHDILDGIAWSLVTT; from the coding sequence ATGAGGCGGGTGGCGGCGCTCGATTGCGGTACCAATTCGATCCGGTTGCTGGTCACCGAACTCGATCCCGGCGACGGCGGCCAGCATGATCTGGACCGGCAGATGCGGATCGTCCGGCTCGGGCAGGACGTGGATCGCACCGGTCGGTTGGGGGAGCAGGCGTTGGAGCGCACCATCGTCGCCTTGCGCGAGTACGTCCAGGTCATCGACGACTGGGGAGTCGAGAAGGTCCGGATGGTCGCCACAAGCGCCACCCGCGATGCCGCGAACGCCGACGTGTTCGTCGAAGGTGTCCGGTCGGTGCTGGGTGTCGATCCCGAGGTCGTGTCGGGTGATGAGGAGGCCTGGCTGTCGTTCACCGGAGCGACCCGTGACCTGGGCTCCGAAGTGCCCGGTCCTTATCTTGTCGTCGACATCGGCGGGGGCTCGACGGAGTTCGTGCACGGAACCGAAGAGCCGGAGGCGGCGCGCAGCGTCGACATCGGCTCGGTCCGGCTCACCGAGCGTTGTTTCGCCGACGATCCGCCCACCTCGGAGCAGGTGGCGCGAGCCCGCGCCGATATCGATGCCGCCCTCGACGACGTCGCCGAGACCGTCCCGCTGCGGGGCGCGTCCAGCCTGATCGGACTGGCCGGGTCGGTGACCACCGTCGGCGCCATTCACCTGGGCCTTTCCGCCTATGATCGGGACGCCATTCACCATGCGCGGGTGCCGGTGCGTGGCGTCGCGGAGATCAGCGATCGGCTGCTGGCCGCGTCGCACGACGAGCGTGCCGCCATTCCGGTGATTCACCCTGGCCGGGTTGACGTGATCGCCGCCGGTGCGCTGATCCTGCGCTGCGTCGCGGAGCGGGCCGGGGTGGAGGAAGTGGTGCTGAGTGAGCACGACATCCTCGACGGCATCGCCTGGAGCCTTGTCACCACCTGA
- a CDS encoding DUF501 domain-containing protein — protein MVTLSTLTTEDSDILREQLGRPLRGVRAVAHRCGSGHPTVVETEPRLPDGTPFPTLFYLTCPRAVAAASTLESVSVMTEMAGLLAADAELAEAYRAAHDDYLARREHIGHVEEIAGVSGGGMPSRVKCLHVLAAHSLAVGPGVNPLGDLTLERMATLDKPWTAETCTWRPA, from the coding sequence CTGGTGACGTTGTCGACTCTGACCACTGAGGACTCCGACATCCTGCGGGAGCAGTTGGGACGTCCGCTGCGCGGCGTGCGGGCGGTGGCCCACCGGTGCGGCTCCGGGCACCCAACCGTGGTCGAGACCGAGCCCCGGCTGCCCGACGGCACCCCGTTTCCGACGCTCTTCTATTTGACCTGCCCGCGGGCGGTTGCGGCCGCGTCGACACTCGAGTCGGTGAGCGTGATGACCGAGATGGCTGGGCTACTGGCCGCGGACGCCGAACTGGCGGAGGCATACCGGGCCGCGCATGACGACTACCTGGCCAGGCGTGAGCACATCGGGCACGTCGAGGAGATCGCCGGCGTGTCGGGCGGCGGAATGCCGTCCCGAGTGAAATGCCTGCACGTGCTGGCCGCGCACAGTCTCGCGGTGGGCCCCGGCGTCAACCCCCTGGGCGACCTGACCCTGGAGCGGATGGCCACCCTCGACAAGCCCTGGACAGCCGAGACATGCACCTGGCGTCCGGCATGA